The Leishmania infantum JPCM5 genome chromosome 17 genome segment TCCGTGCGCGCAGCCATGTTCGACGTGTCGCCGTAGTAGTCGTACCCCCTCGTCACCTCGTCGTACCGGATGTCGGTCAGCCCCGTGTGGAtccccacgcgcacgcgcagcccgcaccacagcgcagcgtactcctcctcgctcagcCGCGCAGTCGGCGGCTCGTAGTCGTCCAACGTGTCCACGCGCGCAAGCTCGAACTCGCGGTACGCGCggtccagcgcctccgtaCCCCAGTCgtgcttcagcagcttcgTCTGGATCTCGCATGCAAGGCTCACAGCGCTGTGCGCGCTCCTGCACGCGATCATGAACGAGTCGCCGATCGTCTTCACCTCNNNNNNNNNNNNNNNNNNNNNNNNNNNNNNNNNNNNNNNNNNNNNNNNNNNNNNNNNNNNNNNNNNNNNNNNNNNNNNNNNNNNNNNNNNNNNNNNNNNNCAAGATGACAGTGAGCAGAGCAGTGCCCGCAatggcaccgccgcgctgcgcaggtgtcAGCGCATGCGATCTCTGGCGCGGCCGATACTCCATTGTAGGCGTCATCGGGGAagacagctgcggcaccgtcggGTCCAGCATCCGCTGGACGGAAAGCATCACGATGCCCTGCGCGCCGTAGTTGTGGTACACGCAGAACCTGTCCGTTGGCGTCGTTGTGCAGCCCCACTGAAACCTGCCAAAGGACAGCCCGCGAGAAGAGATCACGCCGGTGCTGTAAATTGTCTTCTTGAATGCAGAAGTATTCCCGCCCGGCGTATCAGAAAGAAGCTGCAGCATAaacaccgccgtcaccatGTTACTTAGTAAACCTGGCGTATAGTTAGCAGGATGCTGCATCGCACTATGGAAGACTCTGAGAATAGGGTTCAGAGCATGCGCGCTCTCCGAAGTGTCGCTCCAGAGCGGCAGGTTAGTGAACGTGATCACACGCGCCTGCACAGACGCCGGCTTCGACTTGAGGGCAGTGACAAGCGTGGGGTACTGAATCACCAAGTCATCGAAGACTATCACAACAATCGAGGTCTTCTCCTCAACCAGAAAGTCGACAATGTCAGCCACATCCGCAGCTGTCACGGCAAGCACGAAGTTGATCTGCCCGCGAACAAGCGCACTCCCAACAGTCTTCGTGGAGGGCACCGCAGTCACAGTCGGGTTGTCGTAGTTGAACGTCGCAGCAGActtgcgcagcacagcggTGATGTTCGCTACCTCATCGCTGGCGTAGCCGTGCAGGATCATATGCACGGCCGAGCCGATCGACGTCACGCCCCTCACAGCCGAAAGCTTCGCGTACAGTACGAACATCTGCTGCTCAAGCGTTGGCATCAGATACACGTAGTTTCTTAACAGCTCTACTAGGTGTGGCCGAGGGTGAATGGGGGAGGGCACCAAGTACCCATCAACATCCACACCCCTCACAAGCGTGGATGACACCATGTCGACAGTTTCATCCTCCAGACTACCCGCCAGTAGCGGTTGCGCAGTGTCCTCCGTTACGTTAACGGTGCCGAACGTTACCTCCCGCTCGACAAAATTGCTGTACTTCACAAACGCCTGTATAGCGTACTGAAACTCAAACGCTACACGCGAAAGAGCGGGGTAGTCAGTGTAGCTCAGCGTCAGGAAGTTCAGCGGCCGCGGGAGGGTGGTTTCATCGGAGTAGCAGCTGCTCTGCGTGAAGCTGACGCCAGACTCGGTAATCACCGTCCACACGGCTCTGTCAAGCCTCGAAAGGACCGCGGAGTGCCCACCCTGGTTACAGTAGCACACGGCGCCCAGAAACTCGGCAACACCGTTGCACGGCCCGCCGTAGTCACCAAGAACAAAGTCCTCGCCTACGATGTAGCGCTGCTGAGAGAACATGTACTGTCTGTACGCCGTCCGATTCGCGATCCGGTTCTCCTCCGCAAGCGTCTGCGCGATCAGCGAGCCAGAAATCCACCCAGCAATCATCAGCTGCGTTACGCACGGGTGCTCGTTGAAGAAGTTGTTCACGTATGCAGCAGAgtccgacgacgacgcctcATGCTCCCACGGGCCGTACTGCTGCACAGCCTTCGCCTCGTCGGCCCACAGGCTCGCGTCCACGCGGCCGGTCTTCACCATGTACTCGCCCATCTGCGCCCTGAACACCCTCAGATGGACCGACGCAGGTTCCGTGAGCGGAAAGGATGTGGCGCTCGAAATGATCTGCCCGTCTACAGGCGTCAGCTTCCCAGCCATCGCAAGATCGTAGTACACCTGGAATGtcatctgctgcagcgcaaacGACGGCATGATGTACGCCGACGACGTACGCGGGTCTGTAAGCACAACCTTCAGGAGCTCCTCAGCCTGCCCTGCAGGTATTCCCCAGATTATGATCACCTGCGGGCGCGTGTCCGCCATCGCGTCGAAGGCCGTCATGTTCACAGCAGTGCTCGTCGAGTACGACGCGGAGTACACAGCCGGCGGGTCGAGCGAAAGGGACGTCATCAGCTCCACAAGACTCTTGTGCTCGAAGCTTCCGTACTGCTCACCCGTCAGATACATGAACGcagtgcggcgtgcgcggaAGGTATTGGCTATGTGCTTTACCATTGCCATGATCTCCAGCCGTGGCTCCGCGCGCATGAAGTACAAGTTCTCGttccacacacgcatagaACTGGACCCGGTGAACGGGCCCAGAAACATCAGCCCGCTGTTCTGAATCTCAGGGCTGCTCAGCACAGCACCAAGGCGAGTGTCAGAGTACGGTCCAATCACGCCAAGAAGCGTCGGGTAGTCTTTGAGCGCCTTCAACACGACAGCTACGATGTCCGACAGGTCGTCCGTCGGGTCCGGTTCAATGATCTTGATGGGGCGGCCGCGAGCGGCGGTGTAGCCgaccgcgtgcagcgcggagTCGATGCCCAGCCACAGCGCCTTTGCATGCTTCGCATTGTAGTCACTCAACGAGTACATGGCGTTCAGCAGGTACACAGGCTCATCCGacgaggcgacggcaccCGCAGCCCACGCCGCAGGCACCGTGGACACGGCGAGCGTCAGCGCGCCGACAATCAGCAAAACGCCAGCCAGGAGTCGCGAGCATCGGTACGCATGTCGCTGCCTCACACAGCCGGACacgccacctgcgccgcaccagcaagCACGGCGCGGATGGGTCGCGTCCGCGTACATTGTATGGTGCGACGAGCCGCGATAGTAGTTCGCAGAGGGCAGTGGGAGCGCCTGCCAGTccggcagggagagggagagagcgggaggAACGACCCGGAtgagggggcggggagggggagcgatggggtgcagcgccggcgcggagGCGAGAGCCGCTGGTCAAAagcaggaagaggaagcggcgagggcgagggagagcCACGGGCACGGGCGGGCAGACACGCAAGAGAGGTGGGGAAGGAAgacgggggagggcagggagggggtggtgaaACACCTCCTCAGTAACCAACACCAGACGAGCGGCAGCTGAAAGGAAGCGGAAAGGAATACACGAGAGTCGGGCTCGGCTttgtgcgagtgcgtgcgtcctctcggtggcgatgcgctgAATGCAAGGGAATGCCTCTGTTCCCTCGCCACCGTgaggagaagaagaaagcgggagagagacggcgaaAGGGAAGGAGTTGCAACGCGGCCACGTGCGAGTCGGCACATCCGTCTCCATCGATCCGGCCcccggcgtgtgtgcgtgcggtcgggccgcctcgccgaggCTACGGCAGCGCTGGTTGCTGGCTCGCTGAACATTACGACAGGCCCCATCCagtgcgtggaggaggactCCTTCATCTCAGGCCAACAGCAGCTGATTACGTTCCGGCTGGATGCCGGCACCGACGTCACGGACGACAGCTGGCGCCTCTCCTTCTACGCAACCACCGCGTTGCACTGCAACGATCGCTACCNNNNNNNNNNNNNNNNNNNNNNNNNNNNNNNNNNNNNNNNNNNNNNNNNNNNNNNNNNNNNNNNNNNNNNNNNNNNNNNNNNNNNNNNNNNNNNNNNNNNTCCAGCATTTCGAGGGCGTCCAGCAGCGTGGGACCCTTGTACCACGCATGTTGTCCGACCTCTCGATCATGTTGTCGCCCTGCCAGCCCGAGATTGGGAATGAAGCGCACTTTTTCCGGGTTTTAGGCCCCGCGCTTCAGGTACGCGCCCACCTCCTTGCTGATTTCATCGTAGCGCGACTGCGCGTACGTCACGGTCTTGTCGTCCATCTTGTTGCAGCACACCACCATTTGCTTCACGCCAAGCGTGAAGGCAagcagcgcgtgctcgcggGTCTGGCCGTCCTTCGAGATGCCAGCCTCGAAGCCACCATGCGTCGAGTCGATCATCAGGATGGCGGCGTCCGCCTGCGACGTGCCCGTGATCATGTTCTTGATGAAGTCGCGGTGGCCGGGCGCATCGATGATCGTGAACACGGACTTGGGCGACTCGAACTTCCACAGCGCAATGTCGATCGTGAtgccgcgctcgcgctccgccttcAGCTTGTCGAGCACCCACGCGTACTTGAAGGACGCCTTGCCGATCTCGGCGGCCTCCTTCTCGAACTTCTCGATCGTGCGCTTGTCGATGCCACCGCACTTGTAGATCAAGTGGCCAGTGGCGGTGGACTTGCCGGCGTCGACATGGCCGACGACCACAAGGTTCATGTGCACCTTATCCTTGCCCATGGTGAATAGCGGAGAGCGTGGTGTTAGATAGCGAGCTGGTTATctgcgcgcggcgggcaggcaagcggcggcagcgtgtgccggtggtgggaggagagaccgcgggagaggagagagaggagagagagaggcggggcagagagtgcggcggaggtggtgcagaggagcggtgcggcgcgacggccaCCGCAACAACCGCCAGCTCGGCCAAGTGAGcgcgaggggtgggggtgggggggtagagagcgagagggtgcacggcagcgcgcgccaTGGGCAGCCACGCGCCAGCCACACGCAGGCTGGGGGCATCAAGGGGACGGGTCGcgggcagggagaggggaggggggccagcagcagcagcagcagcgcccgccCCGCCCACGCCCGCCAAAGTCGCTCGGTTTCACGGCTGTGCGCCTGCATGTCGGTCTGCTTAGTCCTAAGTGGCTCGCATTCGGGGGCACCATCGCGCGCATGCTTACTTGCCTGGGGGTCGCTTCACGGGCCAGTCACGTTGCCTTCATTTTCTCAGGGGAATGACATTGCTTTACCTTTTCCTtccgcgcaccgcggcgtcgcgcagggggcacgcacagacacgcgcacagccgcacgcacgcctgcacGTCCCCGCGCGCGCCCCGGGCGTTGTGCTTACACATACTTCGGCTCTGCGCCTTACAGGGTGGTTTacgagacacgcacgcgcacacgcatatatagaaagagagagaggcgtgggcgtgcgtgggtttggaggaaaagaggagaggtcCCGCGGGACGCGTGGCGGAGATAGAAACCAAAAGaaaggggtggagggagggggcgcgggcggcggagcaccgCACGCTTACTTCTTCGCAGCCTTCGCGGCCGCCTTGGTCACcttaccgccgctgccctccttcTTGTTCACGCCCTTGATGATGCCCACGGCCACCGTCTGCCGCATGTCGCGCACGGCAAAGCGGCCCAGCGGCGCGTAGTCGTTGAACACCTCCACGCACATCGGCTTCTGCGGCACCATCTTCACGATCGCGGCATCGCCAGACTTGATCGCCTTGGGgttcttctccagctccttgccGGAGCGGCGGTCGATCTTGGACTCGATTTCCGCGAAGCGGCACGCAATGTGGCTCGTGTGGCAGTCCAGCACCGGCGCGTAGCCGTTGCTGATCTGGCCGGGGTGGTTCAGCACGATCACCTGCGCCGTGAAgtcggccgcctccttcggCGGGTCGTTCTTCGAGTTGCCGCACACGTTGCCACGGCGGATGTCCTTCACCGACACGTTCTTCACGTTGAAGCCGACGTTGTCGCCgggctgcgcctccgccagctgctcgtggTGCATCTCGATCGACTTCACCTCAGTCGTCACGTTGGCGGGCGCGAACGTCACCACGTCGCCCGGCTTCATGATGCCGGTCTCCACGCGGCCCACGGGCACAGTCCCGATACCGCCGATCTTGTACACGTCCTGCAGgggcaggcgcagcggcttgtCCACCgggcgcaccggcggctcCAGCATGTCGAGCGCGTCCAGCAGCGTGGGACCCTTGTACCACGGCATGTTGTCCGACCTCTCGATCATGTTGTCGCCCTGCCAGCCCGAGATCGGGATGAAGCGCACCTTCTCCGGGTTGTAGCCCACGCGCTTCAGGTACGCGCCCACCTCCTTGCTGATCTCATCGTAGCGCGACTGCGCGTACGTCACGGTCTTGTCGTCCATCTTGTTGCAGCACACCACCATCTGCTTCACGCCAAGCGTGAAGGCAagcagcgcgtgctcgcggGTCTGGCCGTCCTTCGAGATGCCAGCCTCGAAGCCACCATGCGTCGAGTCGATCATCAGGATGGCGGCGTCCGCCTGCGACGTGCCCGTGATCATGTTCTTGATGAAGTCGCGGTGGCCGGGCGCATCGATGATCGTGAACACGGACTTGGGCGACTCGAACTTCCACAGCGCAATGTCGATCGTGAtgccgcgctcgcgctccgccttcAGCTTGTCGAGCACCCACGCGTACTTGAAGGACGCCTTGCCGATCTCGGCGGCCTCCTTCTCGAACTTCTCGATCGTGCGCTTGTCGATGCCACCGCACTTGTAGATCAAGTGGCCAGTGGCGGTGGACTTGCCGGCGTCGACATGGCCGACGACCACAAGGTTCATGTGCACCTTATCCTTGCCCATGGTGAATAGCGGAGAGCGTGGTGTTAGATAGCGAGCTGGTTATctgcgcgcggcgggcaggcaagcggcggcagcgtgtgccggtggtgggaggagagaccgcgggagaggagagagaggagagagagaggcggggcagagagtgcggcggaggtggtgcagaggagcggtgcggcgcgacggccaCCGCAACAACCGCCAGCTCGGCCAAGTGAGcgcgaggggtgggggtgggggggtagagagcgagagggtgcacggcagcgcgcgccgtggGCAGCCACGCGCCAGCCACACGCAGGCTGGGGGCATCAAGGGGACGGGTCGcgggcagggagaggggaggggggccagcagcagcagcagcagcgcccgccCCGCCCACGCCCGCCAAAGTCGCTCGGTTTCACGGCTGTGCGCCTGCATGTCGGTCTGCTTAGTCCTAAGTGGCTCGCATTCGGGGGCACCATCGCGCGCATGCTTACTTGCCTGGGGGTCGCTTCACGGGCCAGTCACGTTGCCTTCATTTTCTCAGGGGAATGACATTGCTTTACCTTTTCCTtccgcgcaccgcggcgtcgcgcggggggcacgcacagacacgcgcacagccgcacgcacgcctgcacGTCCCCGCGCGCGCCCCGGGCGTTGTGCTTACACATACTTCGGCTCTGCGCCTTACAGGGTGGTTTacgagacacgcacgcgcacacgcatatatagaaagagagagaggcgtgggcgtgcgtgggtttggaggaaaagaggagaggtcCCGCGGGACGCGTGGCGGAGATAGAAACCAAAAGaaaggggtggagggagggggcgcgggcggcggagcaccgCACGCTTACTTCTTCGCAGCCTTCGCGGCCGCCTTGGTCACcttaccgccgctgccctccttcTTGTTCACGCCCTTGATGATGCCCACGGCCACCGTCTGCCGCATGTCGCGCACGGCAAAGCGGCCCAGCGGCGCGTAGTCGTTGAACACCTCCACGCACATCGGCTTCTGCGGCACCATCTTCACGATCGCGGCATCGCCAGACTTGATCGCCTTGGGgttcttctccagctccttgccGGAGCGGCGGTCGATCTTGGACTCGATTTCCGCGAAGCGGCACGCAATGTGGCTCGTGTGGCAGTCCAGCACCGGCGCGTAGCCGTTGCTGATCTGGCCGGGGTGGTTCAGCACGATCACCTGCGCCGTGAAgtcggccgcctccttcggCGGGTCGTTCTTCGAGTTGCCGCACACGTTGCCACGGCGGATGTCCTTCACCGACACGTTCTTCACGTTGAAGCCGACGTTGTCGCCgggctgcgcctccgccagctgctcgtggTGCATCTCGATCGACTTCACCTCAGTCGTCACGTTGGCGGGCGCGAACGTCACCACGTCGCCCGGCTTCATGATGCCGGTCTCCACGCGGCCCACGGGCACAGTCCCGATACCGCCGATCTTGTACACGTCCTGCAGGGGCAGGCGCACCGGCTTGTCCACGGGGCGCACCGGCGGGCTCCAGCATGTGGAGCGCGTCCAGCAGGGTGGGACCCTTGTACCACGGCCAGGTGTCCGACCTTCTCGATCATGTTGTCGCCCTGCCAGCCCGAGATCGGGATGAAGCGCACTTTCTCCGGGTTGTAGCCCACGCGCTTCAGGTACGCGGCCACCTCCTGCTGATCTCATCGTAGCGCGACTGCGCGTACGTCACGGTCTTGTCGTCCATCTTGTTGCAGCACACCACCATCTGCTTCACGCCAAGCGTGAAGGCAagcagcgcgtgctcgcggGTCTGGCCGTCCTTCGAGATGCCAGCCTCGAAGCCACCATGCGTCGAGTCGATCATCAGGATGGCGGCGTCCGCCTGCGACGTGCCCGTGATCATGTTCTTGATGAAGTCGCGGTGGCCGGGCGCATCGATGATCGTGAACACGGACTTGGGCGACTCGAACTTCCACAGCGCAATGTCGATCGTGAtgccgcgctcgcgctccgccttcAGCTTGTCGAGCACCCACGCGTACTTGAAGGACGCCTTGCCGATCTCGGCGGCCTCCTTCTCGAACTTCTCGATCGTGCGCTTGTCGATGCCACCGCACTTGTAGATCAAGTGGCCAGTGGCGGTGGACTTGCCGGCGTCGACATGGCCGACGACCACAAGGTTCATGTGCACCTTATCCTTGCCCATGGTGAATAGCGGAGAGCGTGGTGTTAGATAGCGAGCTGGTTATctgcgcgcggcgggcaggcaagcggcggcagcgtgtgccggtggtgggaggagagaccgcgggagaggagagagaggagagagagaggcggggcagagagtgcggcggaggtggtgcagaggagcggtgcggcgcgacggccaCCGCAACAACCGCCAGCTCGGCCAAGTGAGcgcgaggggtgggggtgggggggtagagagcgagagggtgcacggcagcgcgcgccgtggGCAGCCACGCGCCAGCCACACGCAGGCTGGGGGCATCAAGGGGACGGGTCGcgggcagggagaggggaggggggccagcagcagcagcagcagcgcccgccCCGCCCACGCCCGCCAAAGTCGCTCGGTTTCACGGCTGTGCGCCTGCATGTCGGTCTGCTTAGTCCTAAGTGGCTCGCATTCGGGGGCACCATCGCGCGCATGCTTACTTGCCTGGGGGTCGCTTCACGGGCCAGTCACGTTGCCTTCATTTTCTCAGGGGAATGACATTGCTTTACCTTTTCCTtccgcgcaccgcggcgtcgcgcggggggcacgcacagacacgcgcacagccgcacgcacgcctgcacGTCCCCGCGCGCGCCCCGGGCGTTGTGCTTACACATACTTCGGCTCTGCGCCTTACAGGGTGGTTTacgagacacgcacgcgcacacgcatatatagaaagagagagaggcgtgggcgtgcgtgggtttggaggaaaagaggagaggtcCCGCGGGACGCGTGGCGGAGATAGAAACCAAAAGaaaggggtggagggagggggcgcgggcggcggagcaccgCACGCTTACTTCTTCGCAGCCTTCGCGGCCGCCTTGGTCACcttaccgccgctgccctccttcTTGTTCACGCCCTTGATGATGCCCACGGCCACCGTCTGCCGCATGTCGCGCACGGCAAAGCGGCCCAGCGGCGCGTAGTCGTTGAACACCTCCACGCACATCGGCTTCTGCGGCACCATCTTCACGATCGCGGCATCGCCAGACTTGATCGCCTTGGGgttcttctccagctccttgccGGAGCGGCGGTCGATCTTGGACTCGATTTCCGCGAAGCGGCACGCAATGTGGCTCGTGTGGCAGTCCAGCACCGGCGCGTAGCCGTTGCTGATCTGGCCGGGGTGGTTCAGCACGATCACCTGCGCCGTGAAgtcggccgcctccttcggCGGGTCGTTCTTCGAGTTGCCGCACACGTTGCCACGGCGGATGTCCTTTACCGACACGTTCTTCACGTTGAAGCCGACGTTGTCGCCgggctgcgcctccgccagctgctcgtggTGCATCTCGATCGACTTCACCTCAGTCGTCACGTTGGCGGGCGCGAACGTCACCACGTCGCCCGGCTTCATGATGCCGGTCTCCACGCGGCCCACGGGCACAGTCCCGATACCGCCGATCTTGTACACGTCCTGCAGgggcaggcgcagcggcttgtCCACCgggcgcaccggcggctcCAGCATGTCGAGCGCGTCCAGCAGCGTGGGACCCTTGTACCACGGCATGTTGTCCGACCTCTCGATCATGTTGTCGCCCTGCCAGCCCGAGATCGGGATGAAGCGCACCTTCTCCGGGTTGTAGCCCACGCGCTTCAGGTACGCGCCCACCTCCTTGCTGATCTCATCGTAGCGCGACTGCGCGTACGTCACGGTCTTGTCGTCCATCTTGTTGCAGCACACCACCATCTGCTTCACGCCAAGCGTGAAGGCAagcagcgcgtgctcgcggGTCTGGCCGTCCTTCGAGATGCCAGCCTCGAAGCCACCATGCGTCGAGTCGATCATCAGGATGGCGGCGTCCGCCTGCGACGTGCCCGTGATCATGTTCTTGATGAAGTCGCGGTGGCCGGGCGCATCGATGATCGTGAACACGGACTTGGGCGACTCGAACTTCCACAGCGCAATGTCGATCGTGAtgccgcgctcgcgctccgccttcAGCTTGTCGAGCACCCACGCGTACTTGAAGGACGCCTTGCCGATCTCGGCGGCCTCCTTCTCGAACTTCTCGATCGTGCGCTTGTCGATGCCACCGCACTTGTAGATCAAGTGGCCAGTGGCGGTGGACTTGCCGGCGTCGACATGGCCGACGACCACAAGGTTCATGTGCACCTTATCCTTGCCCATGGTGAATAGCGGAGAGCGTGGTGTTAGATAGCGAGCTGGTTATctgcgcgcggcgggcaggcaagcggcggcagcgtgtgccggtggtgggaggagagaccgcgggagaggagagagaggagagagagaggcggggcagagagtgcggcggaggtggtgcagaggagcggtgcggcgcgacggccaCCGCAACAACCGCCAGCTCGGCCAAGTGAGcgcgaggggtgggggtgggggggtagagagcgagagggtgcacggcagcgcgcgccgtggGCAGCCACGCGCCAGCCACACGCAGGCTGGGGGCATCAAGGGGACGGGTCGcgggcagggagaggggaggggggccagcagcagcagcagcagcgcccgccCCGCCCACGCCCGCCAAAGTCGCTCGGTTTCACGGCTGTGCGCCTGCATGTCGGTCTGCTTAGTCCTAAGTGGCTCGCATTCGGGGGCACCATCGCGCGCATGCTTACTTGCCTGGGGGTCGCTTCACGGGCCAGTCACGTTGCCTTCATTTTCTCAGGGGAATGACATTGCTTTACCTTTTCCTtccgcgcaccgcggcgtcgcgcagggggcacgcacagacacgcgcacagccgcacgcacgcctgcacGTCCCCGCGCGCGCCCCGGGCGTTGTGCTTACACATACTTCGGCTCTGCGCCTTACAGGGTGGTTTacgagacacgcacgcgcacacgcatatatagaaagagagagaggcgtgggcgtgcgtgggtttggaggaaaagaggagaggtcCCGCGGGACGCGTGGCGGAGATAGAAACCAAAAGaaaggggtggagggagggggcgcgggcggcggagcaccgCACGCTTACTTCTTCGCAGCCTTCGCGGCCGCCTTGGTCACcttaccgccgctgccctccttcTTGTTCACGCCCTTGATGATGCCCACGGCCACCGTCTGCCGCATGTCGCGCACGGCAAAGCGGCCCAGCGGCGCGTAGTCGTTGAACACCTCCACGCACATCGGCTTCTGCGGCACCATCTTCACGATCGCGGCATCGCCAGACTTGATCGCCTTGGGgttcttctccagctccttgccGGAGCGGCGGTCGATCTTGGACTCGATTTCCGCGAAGCGGCACGCAATGTGGCTCGTGTGGCAGTCCAGCACCGGCGCGTAGCCGTTGCTGATCTGGCCGGGGTGGTTCAGCACGATCACCTGCGCCGTGAAgtcggccgcctccttcggCGGGTCGTTCTTCGAGTTGCCGCACACGTTGCCACGGCGGATGTCCTTCACCGACACGTTCTTCACGTTGAAGCCGACGTTGTCGCCgggctgcgcctccgccagctgctcgtggTGCATCTCGATCGACTTCACCTCAGTCGTCACGTTGGCGGGCGCGAACGTCACCACGTCGCCCGGCTTCATGATGCCGGTCTCCACGCGGCCCACGGGCACAGTCCCGATACCGCCGATCTTGTACACGTCCTGCAGgggcaggcgcagcggcttgtCCACCgggcgcaccggcggctcCAGCATGTCGAGCGCGTCCAGCAGCGTGGGACCCTTGTACCACGGCATGTTGTCCGACCTCTCGATCATGTTGTCGCCCTGCCAGCCCGAGATCGGGATGAAGCGCACCTTCTCCGGGTTGTAGCCCACGCGCTTCAGGTACGCGCCCACCTCCTTGCTGATCTCATCGTAGCGCGACTGCGCGTACGTCACGGTCTTGTCGTCCATCTTGTTGCAGCACACCACCATCTGCTTCACGCCAAGCGTGAAGGCAagcagcgcgtgctcgcggGTCTGGCCGTCCTTCGAGATGCCAGCCTCGAAGCCACCATGCGTCGAGTCGATCATCAGGATGGCGGCGTCCGCCTGCGACGTGCCCGTGATCATGTTCTTGATGAAGTCGCGGTGGCCGGGCGCATCGATGATCGTGAACACGGACTTGGGCGACTCGAACTTCCACAGCGCAATGTCGATCGTGAtgccgcgctcgcgctccgccttcAGCTTGTCGAGCACCCACGCGTACTTGAAGGACGCCTTGCCGATCTCGGCGGCCTCCTTCTCGAACTTCTCGATCGTGCGCTTGTCGATGCCACCGCACTTGTAGATCAAGTGGCCAGTGGCGGTGGACTTGCCGGCGTCGACATGGCCGACGACCACAAGGTTCATGTGCACCTTATCCTTGCCCATGGTGAATAGCGGAGAGCGTGGTGTTAGATAGCGAGCTGGTTATctgcgcgcggcgggcaggcaagcggcggcagcgtgtgccggtggtgggaggagagaccgcgggagaggagagagaggagagagagaggcggggcagagagtgcggcggaggtggtgcagaggagcggtgcggcgcgacggccaCCGCAACAACCGCCAGCTCGGCCAAGTGAGcgcgaggggtgggggtgggggtgggggggtagagagcgagagggtgcacggcagcgcgcgccaTGGGCAGCCACGCGCCAGCCACACGCAGGCTGGGGGCATCAAGGGGACGGGTCGcgggcagggagaggggaggggggccagcagcagcagcagcagcgcccgccCCGCACACNNNNNNNNNNNNNNNN includes the following:
- the RAC-B1 gene encoding receptor-type adenylate cyclase b, whose product is MYADATHPRRACWCGAGGVSGCVRQRHAYRCSRLLAGVLLIVGALTLAVSTVPAAWAAGAVASSDEPVYLLNAMYSLSDYNAKHAKALWLGIDSALHAVGYTAARGRPIKIIEPDPTDDLSDIVAVVLKALKDYPTLLGVIGPYSDTRLGAVLSSPEIQNSGLMFLGPFTGSSSMRVWNENLYFMRAEPRLEIMAMVKHIANTFRARRTAFMYLTGEQYGSFEHKSLVELMTSLSLDPPAVYSASYSTSTAVNMTAFDAMADTRPQVIIIWGIPAGQAEELLKVVLTDPRTSSAYIMPSFALQQMTFQVYYDLAMAGKLTPVDGQIISSATSFPLTEPASVHLRVFRAQMGEYMVKTGRVDASLWADEAKAVQQYGPWEHEASSSDSAAYVNNFFNEHPCVTQLMIAGWISGSLIAQTLAEENRIANRTAYRQYMFSQQRYIVGEDFVLGDYGGPCNGVAEFLGAVCYCNQGGHSAVLSRLDRAVWTVITESGVSFTQSSCYSDETTLPRPLNFLTLSYTDYPALSRVAFEFQYAIQAFVKYSNFVEREVTFGTVNVTEDTAQPLLAGSLEDETVDMVSSTLVRGVDVDGYLVPSPIHPRPHLVELLRNYVYLMPTLEQQMFVLYAKLSAVRGVTSIGSAVHMILHGYASDEVANITAVLRKSAATFNYDNPTVTAVPSTKTVGSALVRGQINFVLAVTAADVADIVDFLVEEKTSIVVIVFDDLVIQYPTLVTALKSKPASVQARVITFTNLPLWSDTSESAHALNPILRVFHSAMQHPANYTPGLLSNMVTAVFMLQLLSDTPGGNTSAFKKTIYSTGVISSRGLSFGRFQWGCTTTPTDRFCVYHNYGAQGIVMLSVQRMLDPTVPQLSSPMTPTMEYRPRQRSHALTPAQRGGAIAGTALLTVIL
- a CDS encoding elongation factor 1-alpha — its product is MGKDKVHMNLVVVGHVDAGKSTATGHLIYKCGGIDKRTIEKFEKEAAEIGKASFKYAWVLDKLKAERERGITIDIALWKFESPKSVFTIIDAPGHRDFIKNMITGTSQADAAILMIDSTHGGFEAGISKDGQTREHALLAFTLGVKQMVVCCNKMDDKTVTYAQSRYDEISKEVGAYLKRVGYNPEKVRFIPISGWQGDNMIERSDNMPWYKGPTLLDALDMLEPPVRPVDKPLRLPLQDVYKIGGIGTVPVGRVETGIMKPGDVVTFAPANVTTEVKSIEMHHEQLAEAQPGDNVGFNVKNVSVKDIRRGNVCGNSKNDPPKEAADFTAQVIVLNHPGQISNGYAPVLDCHTSHIACRFAEIESKIDRRSGKELEKNPKAIKSGDAAIVKMVPQKPMCVEVFNDYAPLGRFAVRDMRQTVAVGIIKGVNKKEGSGGKVTKAAAKAAKK
- a CDS encoding elongation factor 1-alpha codes for the protein MGKDKVHMNLVVVGHVDAGKSTATGHLIYKCGGIDKRTIEKFEKEAAEIGKASFKYAWVLDKLKAERERGITIDIALWKFESPKSVFTIIDAPGHRDFIKNMITGTSQADAAILMIDSTHGGFEAGISKDGQTREHALLAFTLGVKQMVVCCNKMDDKTVTYAQSRTMRSAGGGRVPEARGLQPGESALHPDLGLAGRQHDREGRTPGRGTRVPPCWTRSTCWSPPVRPVDKPVRLPLQDVYKIGGIGTVPVGRVETGIMKPGDVVTFAPANVTTEVKSIEMHHEQLAEAQPGDNVGFNVKNVSVKDIRRGNVCGNSKNDPPKEAADFTAQVIVLNHPGQISNGYAPVLDCHTSHIACRFAEIESKIDRRSGKELEKNPKAIKSGDAAIVKMVPQKPMCVEVFNDYAPLGRFAVRDMRQTVAVGIIKGVNKKEGSGGKVTKAAAKAAKK